The nucleotide window CGCGGCGGCTGTTGGCGCGCTGGCAGGGGAGGGAGGCAGGGGTTGCGCCAGCGCGACGGTTGCTGCGGCGGCGAGCGCCAGACCGCCCAAGGCGCGGTGAAATTTCATCATCGACTCATAATAATCCATGCCCATCGTCGTGTTGCCCCATGCCGGAGCTGCCTGAAGTCGAAGTCACCCGGCGCAGTTTTGCCCACCGCATCCTGGGCGCGCGGATCGTGGCGTCAGAGCCGGGTTTGCCGCTGCGCTGGCCGCTCGGGCGCGCTGCCGATGAACTGGTCGGTCAGACCGTGCGCGCTGTGGATCGGCGCGGTAAATATTTGCTGCTCATGTTGGACGAAGGCGTGCTGCTGGTGCATTTGGGCATGTCGGGTAGCCTAGCTTTCAGGCCCGACCTGCCGCCGCCGGGCAAGCACGACCACTTCGACCTGGTCACGACGCAGGGCACCCTGCGGCTGCACGACCCACGCCGTTTTGGCGCCGTGGTGTGGTCGCCGGCGCTGGACGCCGATCCAGCGCGAAAGCTGCTGTCCACGCTCGGCATGGAGCCGCTGGGCGAGCAGTTCGATCCGGCTGCCTTTTACGCCGGCTTGCGGCGCCGCCGCGCGCCCATCAAACAGGTGTTGCTGGCGGGCGACGTGGTGGTGGGCGTGGGCAACATCTATGCGTCCGAGGCGTTGTTCACCGCCGGCATCCGTCCCACCACGCGCGCCGACCGCCTGTCGCGCGCGCGGTCGGACAGGCTGCACGCGGCCGTGCGGCAGGTGCTGGCGCGAGCGGTCGAGCGTGGGGGCAGCACGCTGCGCGACTTCTCCAGCGCGGTGGGCGAAAGCGGCCATTTCCAGCTCGAAGCCGCCGTGTATGGCCGCGGTGGGCAGCCCTGTGTGGTGTGCGCTACACCTCTGCGGCAAATTCGGCAGGGGCAGCGTTCTACCTTCTTCTGCCCGGTCTGCCAAAGGGCATAACGGCCATTCGATCACGCCGCCAGCGCCGGGCGCGCCGGCGCCATGAATGCGCGAAGGGAGTCGCGGTGTAATATGCAGACAACTCCGGGAGTGGCTCAGGTGGCGGTTGCAGGTTTCAACGAGCAGTTTGACAAGCATGGTGCGTGGCGCCGTGAGGTGGGCCTGCGCCTGAAGGTGCTGGCCGATTGGCTGCGCGAGCAACAGCTGCTGGACGATGGCGCGGACGAAAGCTTGCAGCGCTTGATCGAGCAGCTGCGCTCGGACAAAGTCATGGTGGCCTTCGTGGCCGAGTTTTCGCGCGGTAAGTCCGAGCTCATCAACGCCGTCTTTTTTGCCGGCTATGGCCGCCGCATCATGCCCGCCAGCGCCGGACGCACCACCATGTGCCCGACCGAGTTGGGCTACGACGCCGACTTGCCACCTTGCCTGCGCCTGTTGCCGATCGAGACGCGCCTGCAGCCGCAGGCCCTGCTGGAATGGCGCATGGTGCCCGAGCAGTGGACCCGCGTGGACCTGGACGTGAACGACCCCGAACAGCTGGCCGGTGCAATGGAGAAAGTCTCCGAAGTGCTGCACGTCACGCGCGATGAGGCGCGCGCGCTTGGTTTTTGGCACGACGACCGGCCCGAGGACAACCCGCCCGTCAACGCCGCTGGTGCCGTCGAGGTGCCGCGCTGGCGCCATGCCCTCATCAACATGGCGCACCCGCTGCTGCGCCAGGGCCTGGTGGTGCTTGACACGCCAGGCCTGAATGCCATCGGTGCCGAGCCGGAACTCACCGTGAACCTGATCCCGCAGGCGCAGGCGGTGGTTTTCATCCTGGGCGCCGACACCGGCGTGACCAAGTCCGACCTGACCATCTGGCGCGAGCACCTGGCCACCATGGAGGACAGTGCTGGCACGCGCTTTGTGGTGCTCAACAAGATCGACACGCTATGGGACGAGTTGAGCACGCCCGCGCAGATCGAGGCGCAGATGACCCGCCAGTGCGCCGAAACCGCTCAAACGCTGGCGCTTGATGGCGACCAGGTGCTGGCGTTGTCGGCACAAAAGGGCCTGCTGGCCAAGGTGCGCGGCGATGCGGCGCTGCTGGCGCAAAGCCGTTTGCCGAATTTCGAGTATCTGCTCGGCCAGCAGGTGCTGGGCGCGCGGCAATCGACGCTGGAGAGTGCCATTCGTGCTGGCGTGGCCCGTGTGCGGTCTGACGCCAACCGCACCATCGGTGTGCGCCGGCGCGAGCTGTCCGAGCAGATGCTGGAGCTCAAGGGCCTGCGCGGCAAGAACCACCAGGTCATCCGCCAGATGCGCGCGCGCGTCGAGCAGGAAAAAGCCGATTTCGACCGCAGCGCCGCCAGCGTGCTGGCCGTGCGCTCGGTGCACCTGAAGCTGCTGCGCGACGTGTTCAAGCTGCTCGGCAGCTCCTCCATCAAGCGCGAGCTGGCGGTACTCAGCACCGCGCTGCGCGAGCCGGGGCTGAAGCTCGGTATCAAGAAGTCCTACACCAAGGGTTTCGACAACTTGCGCGGCGTGATTCGCCAGGTGCAGCTGCTTGAGCGCGATATTCATTCCATGCTCAACACATCGTTTCGCCAGCTCAACACCGAATACGGCTTTTCCTTGCAGGCGGCCGAGCCACCGTCGATGGAGCGCTTCGAAAAAGATTTGGACGCCGTGGAGCGCAGCCACTTGCAATACCTGGGTGTGGGCAACATGGTGCAACTGGCGCGGCCTGAGTTCGCCGAAAAGCTGGTGCGCGCGCTGCTGGCGCGCGTGCGGTCCATCTTTGAGACGGCACTGGGCGAGATCGAGCTGTGGAACAAATCCACTTCCAGCCAGCTCGACGCGCAGCTGCGCGAGCGCCGCCGTGCCTACGGC belongs to Ottowia testudinis and includes:
- the mutM gene encoding bifunctional DNA-formamidopyrimidine glycosylase/DNA-(apurinic or apyrimidinic site) lyase; translation: MPELPEVEVTRRSFAHRILGARIVASEPGLPLRWPLGRAADELVGQTVRAVDRRGKYLLLMLDEGVLLVHLGMSGSLAFRPDLPPPGKHDHFDLVTTQGTLRLHDPRRFGAVVWSPALDADPARKLLSTLGMEPLGEQFDPAAFYAGLRRRRAPIKQVLLAGDVVVGVGNIYASEALFTAGIRPTTRADRLSRARSDRLHAAVRQVLARAVERGGSTLRDFSSAVGESGHFQLEAAVYGRGGQPCVVCATPLRQIRQGQRSTFFCPVCQRA
- a CDS encoding dynamin family protein, coding for MAVAGFNEQFDKHGAWRREVGLRLKVLADWLREQQLLDDGADESLQRLIEQLRSDKVMVAFVAEFSRGKSELINAVFFAGYGRRIMPASAGRTTMCPTELGYDADLPPCLRLLPIETRLQPQALLEWRMVPEQWTRVDLDVNDPEQLAGAMEKVSEVLHVTRDEARALGFWHDDRPEDNPPVNAAGAVEVPRWRHALINMAHPLLRQGLVVLDTPGLNAIGAEPELTVNLIPQAQAVVFILGADTGVTKSDLTIWREHLATMEDSAGTRFVVLNKIDTLWDELSTPAQIEAQMTRQCAETAQTLALDGDQVLALSAQKGLLAKVRGDAALLAQSRLPNFEYLLGQQVLGARQSTLESAIRAGVARVRSDANRTIGVRRRELSEQMLELKGLRGKNHQVIRQMRARVEQEKADFDRSAASVLAVRSVHLKLLRDVFKLLGSSSIKRELAVLSTALREPGLKLGIKKSYTKGFDNLRGVIRQVQLLERDIHSMLNTSFRQLNTEYGFSLQAAEPPSMERFEKDLDAVERSHLQYLGVGNMVQLARPEFAEKLVRALLARVRSIFETALGEIELWNKSTSSQLDAQLRERRRAYGRRIEAIQRIQDAAGGLDLRLGEISDQEAALDAVAERLQTMSHELMGTRAGAGLRAERADEILVA